A single genomic interval of Acidobacteriota bacterium harbors:
- a CDS encoding VWA domain-containing protein, translated as MRSPRHSVFRLFLLLFGAAVCATTLGAAAGQAPPPQKPRAVFRSAVDLVTVNVVVRDKNGTVVKGLKRDDFIVLEDGKPQTVDTFDFEEVDAADNPPPPSAIPTILGGVGKPLPAPLVGRPVVDMHDRRLVVLMFDLSSMAVEDTQRALDAARDYVNTKVGQADTVAIVTYASSLDVAQDFTSDKNVLLNTIDRLNGIEGMGFEEMVAVDPDATTDDTNGAFVADDTEFNMFNTDRRLQALRSMVDALSGIQQKKSLVYFSSGMNQTGMDNRVAMRGVIDRAVRTNLSIYSADMRGLQAVVPGGDASRASTRGVSAFNGRGVSSAFSSMSASQDALSSLAEDTGGRAFFDRNDFGGVFDRVIADTSAYYVLGYSSTNTSRDGRFRRVRIQLKRTDLKLEYRVGYYAQRDFTHSTKDDREQLLMEQLASDLSVTDLPVYASSAYFRLKGNHYYVPVWLVVPGSRVPFTKAGDKSKATLDVLGVLVDSRQIPVARMRDTVNLALGSTENTERKAVQYATSFELPPGTYRLKVVIRENQGGTMGSFETSLVVPDLDRSPVKISSVVLGSNLAAVSKKDDRNPLLRNGQELVANVARVIPSDQHLYFYYEMYDPAQAPAPPADRQPGAPPSAAPAAASPAERPIRVLSSVTFFHGQQKAYETPLIEVPVLTSADRKAAAFQLDIPASELQPGLYTCQVNIVDDIAGTFAFPRMTLYIRK; from the coding sequence ATGCGATCGCCACGTCACTCCGTGTTCCGGTTGTTCCTGCTGCTCTTCGGCGCGGCTGTGTGCGCGACGACACTCGGGGCCGCTGCGGGCCAGGCCCCGCCGCCCCAGAAGCCGCGGGCCGTCTTCCGGTCGGCCGTCGACCTGGTCACCGTCAATGTCGTCGTGCGCGACAAGAACGGCACCGTCGTCAAGGGCCTGAAGCGCGACGATTTCATTGTGCTCGAGGACGGCAAGCCACAGACCGTCGACACGTTTGATTTCGAAGAGGTCGACGCCGCGGACAATCCTCCGCCGCCATCGGCGATCCCGACGATCCTCGGCGGCGTCGGCAAACCGCTTCCTGCGCCGCTCGTCGGGCGTCCGGTCGTCGATATGCACGACCGGCGGCTGGTCGTGTTGATGTTCGATCTCAGCTCAATGGCCGTGGAGGACACACAGCGGGCGCTGGATGCCGCGCGGGACTACGTGAACACGAAGGTGGGTCAGGCCGACACCGTCGCCATCGTGACGTACGCCTCGTCGTTGGACGTCGCGCAGGACTTCACGTCGGACAAGAACGTGCTGCTCAATACCATCGATCGATTGAACGGCATCGAGGGCATGGGGTTCGAGGAGATGGTGGCGGTCGATCCGGATGCGACCACTGACGATACGAATGGCGCCTTCGTCGCCGACGACACCGAGTTCAACATGTTCAACACCGACCGGCGCCTGCAGGCGCTCCGGTCGATGGTTGATGCGCTCTCGGGCATCCAGCAGAAGAAGTCGCTGGTCTACTTCAGCAGCGGCATGAATCAGACCGGCATGGACAATCGCGTCGCGATGCGCGGGGTGATTGATCGGGCCGTCCGCACGAACCTGTCGATCTACTCGGCCGATATGCGGGGCTTGCAGGCCGTTGTCCCGGGTGGCGATGCCAGCCGTGCCAGCACGCGGGGCGTGTCCGCGTTCAACGGACGGGGCGTGTCGAGCGCGTTTAGTTCGATGAGCGCGTCGCAGGATGCGTTGTCGTCGCTCGCAGAGGATACCGGCGGGCGGGCGTTCTTCGATCGCAACGACTTCGGCGGAGTGTTCGATCGGGTGATCGCCGACACGTCGGCGTACTACGTCCTCGGCTACAGCAGCACGAACACGTCGCGTGACGGTCGGTTCCGCCGCGTGCGAATCCAGTTGAAAAGGACCGACCTGAAACTCGAGTACCGGGTTGGCTACTATGCGCAACGCGACTTCACACACTCAACCAAAGACGACCGCGAGCAGTTGCTGATGGAGCAACTCGCCTCGGATCTGTCGGTCACCGACCTGCCGGTCTACGCCTCGTCGGCCTACTTCCGCCTGAAGGGGAACCACTACTACGTGCCGGTGTGGCTCGTCGTCCCGGGCTCACGCGTGCCATTCACCAAGGCGGGTGACAAGAGCAAGGCCACGCTCGATGTGCTGGGCGTGCTGGTTGACTCGCGACAGATCCCCGTCGCCCGGATGCGCGACACGGTCAACCTGGCGCTGGGATCGACCGAAAACACCGAGCGCAAGGCCGTGCAGTACGCGACCAGCTTCGAGCTGCCGCCTGGCACGTATCGGCTGAAGGTGGTGATCCGCGAGAACCAGGGCGGCACGATGGGCTCGTTCGAAACCTCCCTGGTGGTTCCGGATCTCGACAGGAGCCCGGTGAAGATCAGCTCGGTGGTCCTCGGCTCGAACCTGGCGGCGGTGTCGAAAAAGGACGATCGGAACCCGCTGCTCCGCAACGGTCAGGAGTTGGTTGCCAACGTCGCACGGGTCATTCCGAGCGATCAGCATCTCTACTTCTACTACGAGATGTACGATCCGGCGCAGGCCCCGGCGCCGCCGGCTGACCGACAGCCTGGAGCGCCACCGTCGGCCGCACCAGCCGCCGCCAGCCCGGCTGAGCGGCCCATCAGGGTGCTGTCCAGCGTCACCTTCTTCCACGGTCAGCAAAAGGCCTACGAGACCCCGCTTATCGAGGTGCCGGTGCTGACGTCTGCCGACCGGAAGGCCGCCGCGTTCCAGCTCGACATCCCGGCGTCGGAGCTGCAGCCGGGTCTGTACACCTGCCAGGTGAACATCGTCGACGATATCGCCGGCACGTTCGCGTTTCCGCGCATGACGCTCTACATCCGAAAATGA